aatgtcccacatttctgtaatagattatagaaatgtgggacattcattgaactatctgggacagcggggtGCGCTATTAACCGGGACAGTCCCGTGGAAAGCatgacagttggggggtatgggagTATCCATGTGGGACTGATCCCTCCCTGGGGCAGCCAAATGAGGGGGAAAGGAAGGAGGAGTCTAACATCGCTCTTTTTCTTCAGAACAGAGAAAAAATGTCTCTCCtcatgtttaaaatataaaagagATTACACTCTCCATTTTTTTGTGGTATTTGGAAGGAAACTGAGGTGGAAACATCATGGAGTCTGTAGCAGATACAGAAACTGCATCCATGAACACTGAGGTAATAAAATTAGCTACGCCCCTTCCTGCTCTAATACTGTCCAATCAGCGCTGAGCAGATGCACAAGCACGTCAGAAGGGGAAAGCAGAAACATGGCTGTAGGggtaaaatacattttcccaGCGTATCTTCGGGAGGCTGCAGCCAAAcccattagctgttgctaggtggcaatctcccatagaacaaacttcattgggggtcagtggagtttgccctaagtttaacccctcccccctacctgccccttatTGCTTGATTTGGCAGTTATGTAAATGTTACCGTTAGTTTCTCTGTTATATTTCACAGTCGTTAGTCAAACCCTTTAATGACTGTAGCGCTTGTCCTGTAACTCTATTTGCTTATTGGCAGAATAATTAGGGactcactgaatccaggattgggtttgggattcggccaggattggccttttcagcaggattcggattcggcccaATCCATGCTCCTGGCGGAACCCAATCCCAGTCcttaaatcacgtgactttttgtcacataaacacggaagttgaaaaccCCCCGTTCTCTTTGAACCTTCcgtattttattttacatgtggaaattaggattcagtattcggccgaatctttcatgaaatgatttccctaaaacaaataatgacaaaatacaagttatttccctcagatatatctctgatctctatccttccctttagcagcctgtgagtataaagatgggagcgatgttacagcacatacggaagcaactttatgttgtaataatgatgggaatctcacaaaccctgatgtttctccagcggaacagcccccaccggccaatgggattaaagaggaagcGGCTTCATGTGAAgtgggaaaccaatcagattgcagcattaatccccttacagaacacatacagggaacagacacccctactcctatcatggggtgcagcctgaataacagctcggcagtTAATTATGCATCAAATGATGTAAAGGAGGACTTAATTTCTTCATGGggagggggaaaccaatcagattgcagcattaatccccttacagaacagatacagggaacagacacacctactcctatcatggggtgcagcctgaataacagctcggcagtTAATTATGCATCAAATGATGTAAAGGAGGACTTAATTTCTTCATGGggagggggaaaccaatcagattgcagcattaatccccttacagaacagatacagggaacagacatacctactcctatcatggggagcAGCCTGAATACCTTACAAATGACAGGTAATAATCATGATGAAAATTCCCacataacaaaaaatacattacgtaggaaatacagctgcaatgagtgtCAGATACATTTTAGTAATAAGAGAGACTTTGATAAACACCAGAGAACCCACAAAAGAGAGAACCTTTTTTCTTGTTctgattgtgggaaatgtttttcaaaccgatttgaacttgatggtcatcaagggactcacacaggggagaaaccattttcatgttctgaatgtgagaaatgtttttcaaaaaaatataatcttatttctcatcaaaggactcacacaggggagaaaccattttcatgttctgaatgtgggaaatgtttttcaaaacgaTATAACCTTATTTCTCATCAAAGGATTCACACAGCGGAGAAACCATTTTTATGTTCTGAATGTGGGGAATGTTTCACAAACCAATCACTCCTTAAAACTCATCATAGAACCCACATGGGGATGAAACCATTTCCTTGctttgaatgtgggaaatgtttttcaaacgaATCTGAGCTtgatcgtcatcaaaggactcacacaggggagagaccattttcttgttctgaatgtagGAAATGTTTTTTAACTAAATCTAATCTagatcgtcatcaaaggactcacacaggggagaaaccattttcttgttctgaatgtgggaaatgtttttcacagcaATATGACCTGAAAGTTcatcatagaacccacacaggtgagaaaccattttcatgttctgaatgtggaaaatgtttttcaggCCAATCCgaccttaaaattcattatagagcccacacaggggagaaaccattttcttgttctgaatgtggtaaatgttttttaagaaaatctcATCTagatcgtcatcaaaggactcacaaaggggagaaaccattttcttgctctgaatgtgggaaatgtttttcacagcaATATGACCTAAAAGTTcatcatagaacccacacaggtgagaaaccattttcatgttctgaatgtggaaaatgtttttcagaGCAATACGACCtgaaaattcattatagaacccacacaggggagaaaccattttcatgttctgaatgtgggaaatgtttctcaaGCAAATTTTATCATGATTGCCATCAAAggatccacacaggggagaagccattttcttgttttgaatgtggtaaatgttttttaagaaaatcttGTCTagatcgtcatcaaaggactcacaaaggggagaaaccattttcttgttctgaatgtgggaaaagtttttcaGAGCAATATGACCtgaaaattcattatagaacccacacaggggagaaaccattttcatgttctgaatgtgggaaatgtttttcagagcAATACGACCtgaaaattcattatagaacccacacaggtgAGAAACCATTTTcgtgttctgaatgtgggaaatgtttctcaaGCAAATTTTATCGTGATTGCCATCAAaggacccacacaggggagaaaccattttcttgttctgaatgtgggaaatgttttttaagtaaATCTTATCTagatcgtcatcaaaggactcacaaaggggagaaaccattttcttgttctgaatgtgggaaatattTTTCACAACAATCCcaccttaaaattcattataaaacccacacaggggagaaaccattttcatgttctgaatgtgggaaatgtttttcagagcAATACGACCtgaaaattcattatagaacccacacaggggagaaaccattttcttgttctgaatgtgggaaatgtttttcacagcaatcccaccttaaaattcattataaaacccacacaggggagaaaccattttcttgttctgaatgtgggaaatgtttttcacagcaatccaaccttaaaattcattataaaacccacacaggggagaaaccattttcttgttccaaatgtgggaaatgtttttcaaacaaatCTGAGCTTGATCgccatcaaaggactcacacaggggagaaaccgtttttatgttctgaatgtgggaaatgtttttcaagaaaatctcatctacatactcatcaaaggattcacacaggggagaaaccattttcttgttctgaatgagGAAAATGGTTTGCATTGAACAGTAGTCTAAAAATACTTTCACAATGAGGAAAACCGTAAACTCGTTATACAAAGGAAGCATCAGGCAAACATTTTCTTTCAAGCAGATTCCATCTTAATATATGTTTCAGTATTTACAGAGAGGAACACATTTGTGCCccataaaatatttccttaaGAGAATCCTAAAGACTCCTGATGGGCACTGGGCAATTctgagactggggggcaccaaagcagaatgcaccataagtaccttcccccggcactggctctgcattgggaactgaggagccctctgggatatatctccccctccccccagcagataatattctgggttttattgaacaagaagggacatattccaaggggtacgagccccccagggtatcacttgggcagatgctgttccctaatgctcacacagtaggtaacataatggggatatacccagctgggaatgacttgccgggtacataggctcttactgggtaaatataaagcctataacatcatcttgtcattattaacccaatgtcatttccaatggggcatttgttgagatgaaaggaaagggggttacaccattatcctataaagggtctctttacattaaatcagttttgtgaaaagcctttgtgtcagtccggtttattggtgcaatttatatttgttttcgtGGTTGTTAATAAgacaatgaatatatattgtttataattaCCCAGTAGTAGAACATTGTACCACGGGAGCCATAGAGCAGAAAGGGAAAATGTGGCCCCGTGATACTGTGGGGGGGATGTAACGGAGCCCTTTGATCATAGAGACGTTGATGTTGCTGTAAGAGAAAACGTTTATTGATAACACATATATGGAGAAGtgcgcatagacagtcacttctaACCTGTTCCTGGAGAGAGTGGGGCTTTTATAGGGTTTCCTGATGGGACAAAAAGGAGCCCCTACTAATGAGAGGGGAGGGGCTTGGCCAAGGAGCCTTACAGCCTACagctaaaaaccatgaaaatatatttgttattattgtctGGGCAGGATTTCCCTTTGGAATAATAGGGAGTCACTACCTCTTACAGGATCAGTGGTGGAACTTGTGCCCAAAGAAGTGGAGTTTGCAGCCACAGTAACGTCACACACCAAATGgactatatatgcaatatatgattaCACAAATACGGGGATTATGGAAAATCATCATCATTTCCATTCTCTGTAATATACGTTCATACAATGGTCATGTCAGCAAGTCAGCACAAGACCCCCATCCCCATAGTGACGCATGGTGGGGGCAGCTTCATGCCCCTTTGAGGCTGCTGTTCATGAGCTGGAACTGGGGCTCTAGTCATGGTGGGCGGAATGATGAATCGCTTCAGTCTTTTTGCCACAAAACCTTCACCATCTGCCGGGAGCTAAAGATGAAGAGGAACTTGACCTTTCAGCCTGACAGTGACCCGAAGCAATGGCTTCACCAAAGGAGGATCAGTGttctggaatggcccagccagagcccaggcCTTAATCTGATTGCAATCTGTGGGGCGACCTGACGAGAGCTGTGCCCAGGAGATTCCCTCATAATGTGGCAGCTGTGGAGGAGTGAGCAAAACCTGCCCAGTCCAGATGGGCCAAACTGATAGGCCCGAAACGTGAGTGCTGTAAGCCAATGGAAAGGTACTTGGCATCAATGCAACCGGGTTTGTGTGGGTTTTTGTTCCCTTTTTCACTTaactgtttctgatttgtttttgacTTCTTTGTATTGATGGCAATTCTGCAataaatgtgggaaaagttttgacaggatttatctttttttttttttaaatatttgtctttAAATCTGCCATTTTGAAGTGGTgcgtagactttttatatccagtgaATATGTACGTATGCAAGTGTAGGGGATCAGATAACTCTTTTCTCTGTTTCTCCAGTCATCATCCAGTCTAGTTACAGACTGGGGataaacctgattggctggatgacCCAGTGCATTGttgggagagagaaggagtgcctaggtttggagccaaaaatcaggggggatgcagcagtttataaagggggTCCCTGTTGGCTTGCCAGCTTttgaaagagagatccagagtgagtagccagtgCCAAttgtgtgagttcagactgcaaagagagaTGCTGGTGATTACAG
The genomic region above belongs to Xenopus tropicalis strain Nigerian chromosome 9, UCB_Xtro_10.0, whole genome shotgun sequence and contains:
- the LOC108645272 gene encoding oocyte zinc finger protein XlCOF7.1-like, whose amino-acid sequence is MGMWEEASDPVMGKKDKNEERKERILNLTLEIIYLLTGEGYVIPKKKSPTVGLGALHAPGSVIQKENDKKILELISNIIQLLTGEVAIRCEDVSIYFSLEEWEYIKGNKALYREGIKEEEPQQLRPLACEYKDGSDVTAHTEATLCCNNDGNLTNPDVSPAEQPPPANGIKEEAASCEVGNQSDCSINPLTEHIQGTDTPTPIMGCSLNNSSAVNYASNDVKEDLISSWGGGNQSDCSINPLTEQIQGTDTPTPIMGCSLNNSSAVNYASNDVKEDLISSWGGGNQSDCSINPLTEQIQGTDIPTPIMGSSLNTLQMTGNNHDENSHITKNTLRRKYSCNECQIHFSNKRDFDKHQRTHKRENLFSCSDCGKCFSNRFELDGHQGTHTGEKPFSCSECEKCFSKKYNLISHQRTHTGEKPFSCSECGKCFSKRYNLISHQRIHTAEKPFLCSECGECFTNQSLLKTHHRTHMGMKPFPCFECGKCFSNESELDRHQRTHTGERPFSCSECRKCFLTKSNLDRHQRTHTGEKPFSCSECGKCFSQQYDLKVHHRTHTGEKPFSCSECGKCFSGQSDLKIHYRAHTGEKPFSCSECGKCFLRKSHLDRHQRTHKGEKPFSCSECGKCFSQQYDLKVHHRTHTGEKPFSCSECGKCFSEQYDLKIHYRTHTGEKPFSCSECGKCFSSKFYHDCHQRIHTGEKPFSCFECGKCFLRKSCLDRHQRTHKGEKPFSCSECGKSFSEQYDLKIHYRTHTGEKPFSCSECGKCFSEQYDLKIHYRTHTGEKPFSCSECGKCFSSKFYRDCHQRTHTGEKPFSCSECGKCFLSKSYLDRHQRTHKGEKPFSCSECGKYFSQQSHLKIHYKTHTGEKPFSCSECGKCFSEQYDLKIHYRTHTGEKPFSCSECGKCFSQQSHLKIHYKTHTGEKPFSCSECGKCFSQQSNLKIHYKTHTGEKPFSCSKCGKCFSNKSELDRHQRTHTGEKPFLCSECGKCFSRKSHLHTHQRIHTGEKPFSCSECGKCFSNRSDLNRHQRTHTGEKPFSCVECGKCFLNQSDLSRHQRTHTGEKPFSCSECGKCFSRKCHRDCHQRTHTGEKPFSCSECGKCFSSKFYRDCHQRTHTGEKPISCPECGKCFSSKFYRDCHQRTHTGEKPFSCSECEKCFPNRSQLNRHQMTHTGEKLFSCYKCGKCFPNQSELSRHQRTHTGVKPFSCSECGKCFSSKFYRDCHQRTHTGVKPYSCPECGKCFLTQSLLKKHHRTHTGEKPFSCSECGKCFSKKSHLKIHYTTHTGEKPFSCSECGKCFSQRSDLKIHYRTHTGEKPFSCSECGKCFIKKNNLHNHRRTHKGEKLFPCSECGKCFSRKFYRDLHQRTHTGEKPFSCVECGKCFLRKHHLHSHQMTHKVEKPFSCSECGKCFSTQSHLKIHYRTHTGEKPFSCSECGKCFLDQCNLKIHYRTHTGEKPFSCSECGKCFSQQYQLKIHYKTHTGEKPFSCSKCGKCFSRQSHLKIHYKTHTGEKPFSCSECGKCFLDQFNLKIHYRTHTGEKPFSCSECGKCFSRQYQLKIHYKTHTGEKPFSCSKCGKCFSQQSQLKIHYKTHTGEKPVSCSECGKCFSNKFELDRHQRTHTGEKPFLCSECGKCFSQQSHLKIHYTTHTGEKPFSCSECGKCFSRKSHLDRHQRTHTGEKPFFVLNEGNDLHGTVV